Proteins from a single region of Paraburkholderia sp. ZP32-5:
- a CDS encoding SDR family NAD(P)-dependent oxidoreductase, which produces MPELISVSKLRPIVAVVTGGTAGIGRACANALLAAGAAGVLLNGRNAARADLARAELQSTYPRAQIAISLGDAAQPVVAERIMADAIAAFGRIDLLVNSTGGNDLPRLLHQTPLEAIPGILERCLFAQLLCSRAALTHMREAKRGAIINIASDAAKLPTPGESLIGAAMAGIVMFTRGLAIEAKHDGIRANVVTPSLTGGTEHYEKIMADPFAGKLFSKAAQMAKLGLVDKDEIAELVVFLASPAAAKITGQAISITGGISAV; this is translated from the coding sequence ATGCCAGAACTCATCTCCGTATCGAAGCTTCGGCCCATTGTGGCCGTCGTCACCGGCGGCACGGCCGGAATCGGCCGTGCGTGTGCCAATGCGTTGCTCGCAGCCGGCGCGGCCGGGGTGCTTCTGAACGGCCGCAACGCGGCGCGCGCGGACCTCGCGCGCGCGGAATTGCAATCCACCTACCCTCGTGCGCAAATCGCCATCTCTCTCGGTGATGCCGCACAGCCTGTCGTTGCCGAACGCATCATGGCCGATGCAATCGCCGCGTTCGGGCGTATCGATCTGCTGGTCAACTCGACGGGCGGCAACGATCTGCCCAGGCTGTTGCACCAGACGCCGCTCGAAGCGATTCCCGGCATTCTGGAACGCTGCCTGTTCGCGCAACTGCTTTGCAGTCGCGCGGCGCTCACGCATATGCGCGAAGCAAAGCGCGGCGCGATCATCAACATCGCATCCGATGCGGCCAAACTGCCGACGCCCGGCGAGAGCCTGATCGGCGCGGCCATGGCCGGCATCGTAATGTTCACGCGCGGACTCGCCATCGAGGCGAAACACGACGGCATTCGTGCAAACGTCGTGACGCCATCGCTCACAGGCGGCACCGAGCATTACGAGAAAATCATGGCCGACCCGTTCGCGGGCAAGCTGTTCAGCAAGGCCGCGCAAATGGCCAAACTCGGGCTGGTCGACAAAGACGAAATCGCGGAACTCGTGGTCTTTCTCGCGTCGCCTGCGGCTGCCAAAATCACCGGTCAGGCGATCAGTATCACGGGCGGCATCTCAGCCGTTTAG
- a CDS encoding CoA transferase subunit A, with protein MTADKRSTLRDALSTVHDGMSVALGGMTLYRRPVAAALGIAAAKRRDLELITLTGGIETDLLIGANCVRRLRSCYTGLEVVGFAPHFTRAVQNGTLELIEETEYTLSYALQAAVMRVPFLPMRGAIARTDIPKVRADLKAFHCPLTGESLFAVPALRVDVAILHASAADRHGNCNLQGQLALDRHLPAAAAVTIVTAERIVETDKLLAMQGGIQVAGVFVTHVVEASGGSLPTSCLPDRKLDLAAVLDYADAANDAAAWPRWLDHATGAFA; from the coding sequence ATGACTGCTGACAAGCGATCCACGCTGCGCGATGCGCTCAGTACCGTCCACGATGGCATGAGCGTGGCGCTCGGCGGCATGACGCTGTACCGGCGGCCGGTCGCCGCGGCGCTCGGCATCGCGGCAGCGAAGCGCCGCGATCTGGAACTGATCACGCTGACCGGCGGTATTGAAACCGATCTCCTGATCGGTGCGAACTGCGTACGACGCTTGCGAAGCTGCTATACCGGACTCGAAGTAGTCGGCTTCGCACCGCACTTCACGCGCGCGGTACAGAACGGCACGCTCGAACTCATCGAGGAGACCGAATACACGCTCAGCTATGCGCTCCAGGCAGCGGTGATGCGTGTGCCATTCCTGCCGATGCGCGGTGCGATCGCGCGTACCGATATCCCGAAGGTCCGAGCCGACCTGAAGGCTTTCCACTGTCCTTTAACGGGCGAGTCTCTGTTCGCCGTTCCGGCGCTGCGCGTCGACGTCGCGATTTTGCACGCGAGCGCGGCCGACCGCCACGGCAACTGCAATCTGCAAGGTCAGCTTGCGCTCGACCGGCATCTGCCGGCTGCCGCTGCCGTGACCATCGTCACGGCCGAGCGGATAGTGGAAACCGACAAACTGTTAGCGATGCAAGGCGGCATTCAGGTGGCGGGCGTTTTCGTCACGCACGTCGTCGAAGCATCGGGCGGCAGTCTGCCGACGTCCTGCCTGCCCGATCGCAAGCTCGATCTAGCCGCGGTGCTCGACTATGCCGACGCCGCGAATGACGCGGCCGCGTGGCCACGCTGGCTCGACCACGCCACGGGAGCGTTTGCATGA
- a CDS encoding shikimate dehydrogenase family protein, whose product MLRNLTGSTRLLGIAGDPVAQVLAPPIWTTLFQRNGMDAVCVPMHVQPEDLTAFLKGAGVIRNLDGLIVTVPYKPIVASLIDKPTERASLAGSVNVMRWEQDGSTCGDVLDGVGFVNGLAARGQDVKGKRALVVGCGGVGSAMAFALAAAGIDSVSVADTEPARALKLAARLTAKGFNANVAPAVAAHFDLIATGTPMGMKEDDPLPLDCTWLRPGTIVCEAVMHPVETPLLKLAAAAGCFVQPGTYLLDYQLQLMAQFFGFDVEIELPQAQHYAV is encoded by the coding sequence ATGCTGAGAAACCTGACTGGGTCGACGCGCCTGTTAGGCATCGCGGGAGACCCGGTTGCCCAGGTTCTGGCGCCGCCCATCTGGACAACGCTATTCCAGCGCAATGGCATGGATGCGGTGTGTGTTCCGATGCACGTCCAGCCAGAAGATTTAACGGCCTTTCTAAAAGGCGCGGGTGTCATCAGAAATCTCGATGGCTTGATCGTCACTGTTCCCTATAAACCGATCGTCGCAAGTCTGATTGATAAGCCCACCGAGCGCGCGAGCCTGGCGGGCTCAGTGAACGTTATGCGGTGGGAACAGGACGGCAGCACATGCGGTGACGTTCTCGATGGCGTCGGCTTCGTGAATGGACTGGCCGCACGCGGGCAAGACGTCAAGGGTAAGCGAGCGCTTGTAGTCGGCTGCGGCGGGGTGGGATCAGCGATGGCGTTTGCCCTCGCCGCGGCAGGCATCGACAGTGTGTCCGTTGCGGACACCGAGCCGGCTCGCGCGCTCAAGCTCGCCGCCCGTCTCACCGCCAAAGGTTTTAACGCGAACGTTGCACCTGCCGTGGCGGCTCACTTCGATCTCATTGCGACCGGCACGCCAATGGGCATGAAAGAAGACGATCCTCTGCCTCTGGATTGCACCTGGCTTCGCCCGGGCACGATCGTCTGCGAGGCCGTCATGCATCCAGTCGAAACTCCGCTCCTGAAGCTGGCAGCGGCGGCTGGCTGCTTCGTGCAGCCAGGGACTTATCTGCTGGACTACCAACTGCAGCTAATGGCGCAATTTTTCGGCTTCGATGTCGAAATCGAGTTGCCTCAGGCGCAACACTACGCGGTTTGA
- a CDS encoding enoyl-CoA hydratase/isomerase family protein: MEPNGVVASRAGDVGVIELARPEKFNCLSLAVFAGLERALDDFDASDSSVHAILICAQGKNFCTGADLAEVLELRTELAKMQAFISTAHRVMNRIAHCHRPVVAACQGLALAGGFELMLACDVAIASADARFGDQHAQYGLLPGFGASQRLPRLIGLRRALDLFYSARWLDAQTALGWGIVNQVVEPERLLEVALDYCGKLATRSRIGIATMKRLAIEGLEGTLETGLMLEEETVPACLLEDDVTEGLNAFRSRRAPRFRS, translated from the coding sequence ATGGAGCCGAATGGTGTCGTGGCGAGCCGAGCGGGCGACGTAGGCGTGATCGAGTTGGCACGGCCGGAGAAATTCAACTGTCTCTCGCTGGCGGTGTTCGCCGGCCTCGAAAGAGCGCTCGATGATTTTGACGCGTCCGATTCGAGCGTGCACGCAATCCTGATTTGCGCGCAGGGCAAGAACTTCTGCACTGGCGCGGACCTCGCGGAAGTGCTCGAGTTGCGCACGGAACTCGCGAAGATGCAGGCATTCATCAGCACGGCGCATCGTGTCATGAACCGGATTGCGCATTGTCACCGTCCCGTGGTCGCGGCGTGTCAGGGGCTGGCGCTGGCGGGTGGTTTCGAACTGATGCTGGCGTGCGACGTCGCGATCGCCTCGGCGGATGCGCGTTTTGGCGACCAACATGCCCAATATGGATTGTTGCCGGGCTTTGGTGCGAGCCAGCGACTGCCGCGCCTGATCGGCTTACGGCGTGCTCTCGACCTGTTCTATTCCGCGCGCTGGCTCGATGCGCAGACCGCGCTCGGCTGGGGCATCGTCAACCAGGTTGTCGAGCCTGAGCGGCTGCTCGAAGTGGCGCTCGACTATTGCGGCAAGCTCGCGACGCGCAGCCGCATCGGGATCGCGACGATGAAACGTCTCGCAATCGAAGGACTGGAAGGCACCTTGGAGACAGGTTTGATGCTCGAAGAAGAGACCGTGCCTGCCTGCCTGCTGGAAGACGACGTCACCGAAGGACTCAACGCGTTTCGCTCGCGGCGTGCGCCCCGATTTCGTTCCTGA
- a CDS encoding branched-chain amino acid ABC transporter permease — protein MNAALIIGGLASGSLYALIGIAVVLVLQATDVPNFAQGEMAMFSTFVAYTMLNTYSLSWWIALPAAVVFAILQGIVVQQLIIRPLLGAPILNAVVATLGLNMALHSIAGMIWGNLTNVFTSPVADLPMLQVFGVNVSPDSALTILVSVAMIVIFTLILRHTRAGIALRAASQNQSVARLMGISVSRSFAVAWAMGSVAGLVAGILVAPILFLDVNMMAPLLIKGFAGAVLGGLTSLPGVFVGGLVLGVMENLLGAYVSGSFGDALSFVLIIVVLLVAPAGIFGRTRSTKL, from the coding sequence ATGAACGCAGCGCTCATCATCGGTGGTCTCGCATCCGGCAGCCTCTATGCGTTGATCGGCATTGCGGTCGTGCTGGTGCTGCAGGCCACCGACGTGCCCAATTTCGCGCAAGGCGAAATGGCGATGTTTTCGACCTTCGTCGCCTACACAATGCTGAACACGTACTCGCTGTCATGGTGGATCGCGTTGCCCGCCGCAGTCGTATTCGCAATCCTGCAAGGGATCGTCGTGCAGCAACTGATCATCCGGCCTTTACTCGGTGCACCGATTCTCAACGCCGTGGTTGCAACGCTCGGGCTGAACATGGCGCTGCACAGCATCGCGGGCATGATCTGGGGCAATCTGACCAATGTGTTCACGAGTCCGGTAGCCGATTTGCCGATGCTGCAGGTGTTCGGCGTCAACGTCTCGCCGGACAGCGCGTTGACGATTCTCGTGTCGGTCGCGATGATCGTCATCTTCACGCTGATTCTGCGTCATACCCGCGCCGGGATTGCGTTGCGCGCGGCGAGCCAGAACCAGTCGGTCGCCAGGCTGATGGGCATCTCGGTGAGCCGTTCGTTCGCCGTCGCATGGGCGATGGGCAGCGTCGCGGGGCTGGTCGCCGGCATCCTGGTCGCGCCAATCCTGTTCCTCGATGTCAACATGATGGCGCCGCTGCTCATCAAAGGCTTCGCGGGCGCGGTACTGGGAGGACTGACCAGCTTGCCGGGCGTGTTCGTCGGCGGCCTCGTGCTCGGCGTGATGGAGAACCTGCTCGGCGCGTACGTGTCCGGATCGTTCGGCGACGCCCTCTCCTTCGTGCTGATCATCGTCGTGCTGCTGGTCGCGCCGGCCGGCATCTTCGGCCGCACCCGGTCGACCAAGCTGTGA
- a CDS encoding type II toxin-antitoxin system VapB family antitoxin, translating to MRTKIEIDDKLMVEALAATGAKTKREAVELGLKTIIRLKQQEQLRQFRGKLHWEGDLDTMRTDR from the coding sequence ATGCGCACCAAGATAGAAATCGACGACAAGTTGATGGTTGAAGCGCTTGCCGCAACCGGCGCCAAGACCAAGCGCGAAGCTGTTGAGCTCGGCTTGAAGACGATCATCCGGCTCAAGCAGCAAGAGCAACTCCGCCAGTTCCGAGGGAAACTCCACTGGGAGGGTGATCTCGACACGATGAGAACCGATCGATGA
- a CDS encoding ABC transporter substrate-binding protein, with amino-acid sequence MTVSCFSPLRVALAAIASAVCVCSMTSAMAADTVKIGFTGPSSGAMSLLGQGVRDGVQVYVDYVNDQGGVNGRKLELVAEDDGYEPMRSLAGAKKLSEQDHVVALVAPTGTPGTAAMLPYVQERRLPLIAPYAFSHKLTTPVQKYVFTSLPEVRLQADLLGTYLVKTLKHDKIAVIYQNDDFGQDALAGFDARMQKLNVKEAKLPFDRGTTNFSGVVAQAKESGATDVVFFGIPRDAALVIREANKMGWKPQFSGHNALGDPQTFQLAGQALVNGTIAVAVMEPLDSKKPAVQEFIARQKKYLPKSPPTTYSMHGYTAAMIFVEALKHVQGEPTGDKIATALEQMKNFDTGLMAPLTFSPTNHAGSNAVAFMRAENGKWVVNTDWMQAE; translated from the coding sequence ATGACCGTTTCTTGCTTCTCGCCGCTTCGCGTTGCGCTGGCCGCTATTGCCAGTGCGGTGTGCGTGTGCAGCATGACCTCCGCGATGGCCGCCGATACGGTGAAGATCGGCTTCACCGGGCCTTCGTCGGGAGCGATGTCGCTATTGGGCCAAGGGGTACGCGATGGTGTCCAGGTCTACGTCGACTATGTCAACGACCAGGGCGGCGTGAATGGCCGCAAGCTAGAACTGGTCGCCGAGGACGACGGTTATGAGCCAATGCGTTCGCTCGCGGGCGCGAAGAAGCTCTCCGAACAGGACCACGTCGTCGCGCTCGTCGCGCCGACCGGCACACCCGGTACAGCCGCAATGCTGCCCTACGTGCAGGAACGCCGGCTGCCGTTGATCGCGCCCTACGCGTTCAGCCACAAACTCACTACACCGGTTCAGAAATACGTGTTCACGTCGTTGCCCGAGGTGCGCTTGCAGGCCGACCTGCTCGGCACCTACCTAGTGAAGACCCTGAAGCACGACAAAATCGCAGTGATCTACCAGAACGATGACTTCGGGCAGGACGCGCTCGCGGGGTTCGACGCGCGAATGCAGAAGCTGAACGTCAAGGAAGCGAAGCTGCCGTTCGATCGCGGCACGACCAATTTTAGCGGCGTGGTCGCACAGGCCAAGGAGTCCGGCGCCACCGATGTCGTGTTTTTCGGCATTCCCCGCGACGCGGCGCTGGTCATACGGGAAGCGAACAAGATGGGCTGGAAGCCGCAATTCAGCGGTCACAACGCACTCGGCGATCCGCAGACGTTCCAGCTCGCCGGCCAGGCACTCGTGAACGGTACGATCGCTGTCGCAGTGATGGAGCCGCTTGACTCGAAGAAACCCGCCGTGCAGGAATTCATCGCACGGCAGAAGAAGTACCTGCCGAAATCGCCGCCAACCACCTACAGCATGCATGGCTACACCGCCGCGATGATCTTCGTCGAGGCGCTCAAGCACGTGCAGGGTGAACCAACCGGCGACAAGATCGCTACCGCGCTGGAACAGATGAAGAATTTCGACACGGGTTTAATGGCGCCGCTGACGTTTTCGCCGACCAATCATGCCGGCAGCAACGCGGTCGCCTTCATGCGCGCCGAGAACGGCAAATGGGTGGTCAACACCGACTGGATGCAGGCCGAATGA
- a CDS encoding phage integrase family protein gives MKTCDTAPADGNDPVFPDEAELAALRSWYAGLDARAAVARYLGARRVAGASSRGVLGYIRQRLVSYALVRHRADLASVFTGRPTKTSGDGVARAIETLRNLPGPEPLITDAIETWLPPRIARALHANGIRTLADLTVRIPRRRRWWPSIAGLGIASARRIEAFFATHPALTERARALVVVAPADRIVPWEQLRVPHDVDGSQGQYRAPQVACLLNASNDYEAIRSWLALHESAATQRAYRKEAERLVLWAIVERGRALSSLNTDDAIAYRGFLRRPAPHGRWIGPSRPRPSIEWRPFTGPLSARSAAYALNVLSALFRWLVEQRYVLANPFAGLKVGSQAQRNRLDVSRGFSEGEWLLIRTVADGLEWSHGWSVPAAQRLRFLLDFGYATGLRASELVGATLGDVHRDEHGNHWLHVSGKGGKLGRVALPSLARTSLDQYLVQRRLPVTPARWNPATPLVGSIEGDGRGIESTRLGRVLRRFFVLVAGEVEGERPALAEKLRRASPHWMRHTHASHALARGAELVMVRDNLRHASISTTSIYLHSDEVQRAQQFERAFDARKA, from the coding sequence ATGAAAACGTGTGACACCGCTCCTGCGGACGGGAACGACCCGGTCTTCCCGGATGAAGCCGAACTCGCCGCATTGCGCAGCTGGTATGCCGGACTGGACGCAAGGGCAGCCGTTGCCAGATATCTCGGGGCGCGCCGTGTGGCCGGCGCGTCCTCGCGTGGCGTCCTGGGTTACATTCGCCAGCGGCTCGTCTCGTACGCCCTGGTCCGCCATCGCGCCGACCTCGCGAGTGTGTTCACCGGCCGGCCGACGAAGACGTCGGGCGACGGCGTGGCCCGCGCGATTGAGACGCTACGCAATCTGCCCGGCCCTGAGCCGCTGATCACCGACGCCATTGAAACCTGGCTGCCGCCGCGCATTGCGCGGGCGCTGCACGCGAACGGCATCCGGACGCTCGCAGACCTCACGGTGCGGATTCCGCGGCGACGGCGCTGGTGGCCTTCGATCGCAGGACTCGGTATTGCCAGCGCGCGCCGCATCGAAGCATTCTTTGCGACGCACCCGGCGCTGACCGAACGGGCACGGGCGCTGGTCGTCGTGGCGCCCGCCGACCGCATCGTCCCGTGGGAACAACTGCGCGTGCCGCACGATGTGGACGGATCGCAGGGGCAGTACCGGGCACCACAGGTCGCCTGCCTGCTGAATGCATCAAACGACTACGAGGCGATCCGCTCCTGGCTGGCGCTACATGAATCGGCCGCAACGCAGCGCGCCTACCGCAAGGAGGCGGAACGCCTGGTCCTGTGGGCAATCGTCGAACGCGGTCGCGCGCTGTCGTCGCTCAATACGGACGATGCAATTGCCTACCGGGGCTTCCTGCGGCGTCCGGCACCGCATGGGCGCTGGATCGGACCGTCGCGCCCGCGGCCCAGTATTGAATGGCGGCCGTTCACTGGCCCGCTGTCAGCCCGCTCGGCAGCGTACGCATTAAACGTTCTGTCGGCGCTGTTTCGCTGGCTGGTCGAGCAGCGCTACGTGCTCGCGAATCCGTTCGCTGGTCTCAAGGTCGGGAGCCAGGCACAACGTAACCGGCTGGACGTGTCCCGGGGCTTTTCTGAAGGCGAGTGGTTGTTGATACGCACGGTTGCCGATGGCCTTGAATGGTCACATGGCTGGAGCGTGCCCGCTGCGCAACGCCTGAGGTTTCTGCTGGATTTCGGCTATGCAACAGGCCTGCGCGCGAGCGAGCTTGTTGGCGCCACGCTCGGCGATGTTCACCGCGATGAACACGGCAATCACTGGCTGCATGTATCTGGCAAGGGTGGCAAGCTGGGACGCGTGGCATTGCCTTCGCTCGCACGGACTTCGCTTGATCAGTATCTGGTACAACGCCGGCTGCCGGTCACACCTGCGCGCTGGAATCCAGCGACGCCGCTCGTCGGCAGCATCGAAGGGGACGGCAGAGGTATCGAGAGTACGCGGCTCGGGCGTGTACTGCGACGGTTCTTCGTGCTGGTCGCCGGCGAAGTCGAGGGCGAACGGCCGGCGCTCGCGGAAAAGTTGCGCCGCGCGAGTCCGCACTGGATGAGGCACACGCACGCGTCGCACGCGCTGGCGCGCGGCGCCGAGCTGGTCATGGTGCGTGACAACTTGCGCCATGCGTCGATCTCGACAACGTCAATCTATCTGCACAGCGACGAGGTGCAGCGGGCTCAACAGTTCGAGCGCGCTTTCGACGCACGCAAGGCATAG
- a CDS encoding RES family NAD+ phosphorylase, whose product MLTVWRVVTERYADTAFSGEGARLYSGRWNPKGVAMVYTAHTQSLALLEMLVQDSPLRAHYVMIPARFPERIVEHIDPATLPADWRDISARGELQQIGATWSQARASAVLAVPSAVVPAESNYLINPDHTDFAHVEIGTREEWLTDPRLLRSAAPPT is encoded by the coding sequence ATGCTCACGGTATGGCGGGTGGTCACCGAGCGGTACGCGGATACGGCTTTCTCTGGAGAAGGTGCTCGACTGTATAGTGGCCGGTGGAATCCCAAAGGTGTAGCGATGGTGTACACGGCGCACACGCAATCGCTGGCGCTCCTGGAGATGCTCGTCCAAGATTCACCGTTGCGTGCGCACTATGTGATGATCCCAGCCAGATTCCCCGAAAGAATCGTGGAACATATCGATCCAGCCACTTTGCCCGCCGACTGGAGGGACATCTCCGCGCGCGGTGAACTCCAGCAAATCGGGGCTACGTGGTCGCAGGCGCGCGCAAGTGCAGTGCTGGCCGTTCCCAGTGCAGTTGTCCCGGCTGAATCCAATTATCTGATTAACCCCGATCATACTGATTTTGCTCACGTCGAAATCGGCACGCGCGAGGAGTGGCTGACCGATCCGCGGTTGTTGCGGAGCGCTGCGCCACCGACATAG
- a CDS encoding VapC toxin family PIN domain ribonuclease: MTLVDSSILIDYFRGVVSPEADKLDKLLGTEVLLTGESDYGGDVAGILGRVRFQCGSAVDDNAPECSVTRRSRKRRSGCTNCRSLRAQGVPIRKIIDTFTTTYCIENAVPLLFSDRDFSHSSITLAFDQPSSTADHDRCVARSANG; this comes from the coding sequence ATGACACTCGTCGATTCGAGTATCTTGATCGACTATTTTCGGGGCGTCGTTTCGCCAGAAGCCGACAAGCTCGACAAGTTGTTGGGAACCGAGGTTCTGCTGACCGGGGAATCTGATTATGGCGGAGATGTTGCAGGGATTCTCGGCCGAGTTCGATTTCAATGTGGCTCGGCAGTTGATGACAACGCGCCTGAGTGTAGTGTCACTCGTCGGTCCCGAAAACGCCGTTCAGGCTGCACAAATTGCCGCAGCCTGAGGGCGCAGGGCGTGCCGATCAGGAAGATCATTGATACGTTTACTACGACTTACTGCATTGAGAACGCTGTTCCGCTATTGTTTAGCGACCGAGACTTTAGCCATTCGTCGATTACCTTGGCATTCGATCAGCCATCTTCGACGGCTGACCACGATAGATGCGTGGCTCGTTCCGCTAACGGCTGA
- a CDS encoding TetR/AcrR family transcriptional regulator produces the protein MSTWKNAVLGASEQFDRKRDVLLREAAASFNRRGYHGTSLAEIAKKLGVTKAALYTYVPSKEELLYFCHDSAMNSAVEILTQARASNGNGLQKLVMTLRRYVDLMLGEDGSYVVLLEENAMKPTHMRAIVKRRDKFEHGLRELVSEGIADGSIVPCNPKLAIFMIMGAMNWSRKWYQPDGQWSGPQIAVSLVEILERSLAGTPVKALIEDPSKVDAEEFLDGTRTNESPRPLA, from the coding sequence ATGAGCACCTGGAAGAATGCGGTGCTCGGCGCGAGCGAACAGTTCGATCGCAAGCGCGACGTGCTTCTGCGCGAAGCCGCTGCGTCGTTCAACAGGCGCGGGTATCACGGAACGTCTCTCGCTGAGATTGCCAAGAAGCTTGGCGTCACTAAGGCGGCGCTCTACACCTATGTACCGAGCAAGGAAGAACTGCTGTACTTCTGCCACGATTCGGCGATGAACAGCGCCGTCGAAATTCTCACCCAGGCGCGGGCGAGCAACGGTAACGGCCTGCAGAAGCTCGTGATGACGCTCAGGCGCTACGTGGATCTGATGCTCGGCGAAGACGGCAGCTACGTCGTGCTGCTCGAAGAAAACGCGATGAAGCCCACGCATATGCGCGCGATCGTCAAGCGGCGTGACAAGTTCGAACATGGTCTTCGCGAGCTAGTCAGCGAAGGCATTGCGGATGGCAGCATCGTGCCGTGCAATCCGAAACTCGCCATCTTCATGATCATGGGTGCGATGAACTGGAGCCGGAAGTGGTACCAGCCTGACGGGCAGTGGAGCGGGCCGCAAATCGCCGTGTCGCTGGTCGAGATTCTCGAACGCTCGCTTGCGGGCACGCCGGTCAAGGCACTGATCGAAGATCCGTCGAAAGTCGATGCAGAAGAGTTTCTCGACGGCACGCGCACAAACGAGTCGCCGCGTCCGCTGGCCTAG
- a CDS encoding ketoacid-CoA transferase, with protein sequence MTATSLTHLQRRKADQIVVCMARMVEDGDFLAEGIGTFMSTSAYMLAKHMHAPSCTSLCPNGNTLTQRTRTLTLGHDEFDTVPRGSLWLDYLQINLHYMPGIFLSGKRWTEFMRPAQIDARGATNNVTIGSHAAPRVRLPGSAGIPDASTAARRFYYYAPRHTRQVFVETLDFISGAGNADSGGIPDMTITVVSDLGVLITGASGRFEVAQLHDGVTREEIESNTGFTLGWRDNVRNSEPPNDAELHLLNEVIDPQGLRYLEMLSGGARRERLRELAASAATATHTRGRETL encoded by the coding sequence ATGACTGCGACGTCGCTTACCCACCTGCAGCGCCGTAAAGCCGACCAGATCGTCGTATGCATGGCGCGAATGGTCGAGGATGGTGACTTTCTCGCCGAAGGTATTGGCACGTTTATGTCGACATCTGCGTACATGCTCGCCAAGCACATGCATGCGCCCAGTTGCACGAGCCTCTGCCCCAACGGCAACACTTTGACGCAACGCACACGTACGCTGACGCTCGGCCATGACGAGTTCGACACGGTGCCGCGTGGGTCGCTGTGGCTAGACTATTTACAGATCAATCTGCACTACATGCCCGGCATCTTCCTGTCCGGTAAACGCTGGACCGAGTTCATGCGGCCCGCGCAGATCGATGCTCGCGGCGCAACGAACAACGTGACGATCGGCTCGCATGCCGCCCCGCGCGTGCGTCTTCCCGGCTCCGCCGGCATTCCGGATGCGTCGACCGCCGCGCGACGCTTCTACTACTACGCGCCGCGCCATACGCGCCAGGTGTTCGTCGAAACGCTCGATTTCATCAGCGGCGCAGGCAATGCAGACTCCGGCGGCATTCCCGATATGACGATCACCGTGGTGAGCGATCTCGGCGTGCTGATCACCGGCGCATCGGGGCGCTTCGAAGTCGCGCAGCTGCACGACGGCGTGACTCGCGAGGAAATCGAATCGAATACAGGTTTCACGCTCGGCTGGCGAGACAACGTGCGTAACAGTGAGCCACCGAACGACGCCGAATTGCATCTGCTCAACGAGGTGATCGATCCGCAAGGTCTGCGCTACCTCGAAATGCTGAGCGGCGGCGCGCGCAGAGAGCGCTTGCGGGAACTCGCCGCGTCGGCTGCGACGGCAACCCACACAAGAGGGCGGGAAACCTTATGA
- a CDS encoding helix-turn-helix domain-containing protein: protein MERQRKHWLNAQQKNDIWKMWRAGESLSAIARMLGRHPSGMLTVYAQVEKSGAQWNVHKARVSRSARRLMIGEVFTGD, encoded by the coding sequence ATGGAACGACAGAGGAAGCATTGGCTGAACGCGCAGCAGAAGAACGACATCTGGAAGATGTGGCGCGCAGGCGAGTCACTGAGTGCAATCGCGCGGATGCTCGGACGTCATCCGTCCGGCATGCTCACCGTCTATGCTCAGGTTGAAAAAAGCGGCGCTCAATGGAATGTCCATAAGGCAAGGGTCAGTCGCAGTGCTCGTCGTCTGATGATTGGCGAAGTGTTCACCGGGGATTAA
- the parS gene encoding type II RES/Xre toxin-antitoxin system antitoxin — protein MNLIERVSADSLLGGRTVFPRAPRSGLEWVDVVRHGISSQALDAMLRSIGLSQAELAQALDIPERTLARRKREGVLSREESAKLLRLARVVARAAEVFEDLDTALAWLKTPIAALEGSTPLSLVDTDIGTDSVMDTLGRIEHGVFA, from the coding sequence GTGAATCTTATCGAAAGGGTGTCAGCCGACTCGCTGCTCGGAGGTCGAACTGTATTCCCGCGCGCGCCCCGATCGGGGCTGGAATGGGTAGATGTGGTCCGCCATGGGATTTCATCGCAGGCGCTCGATGCGATGCTCAGATCGATCGGACTGTCGCAGGCGGAGTTGGCGCAGGCACTCGATATTCCTGAGCGAACACTGGCACGACGCAAGCGAGAAGGTGTGTTAAGTCGCGAAGAGTCAGCAAAGCTGCTGCGGCTTGCGCGCGTGGTCGCGCGCGCTGCAGAGGTTTTTGAGGATCTCGACACGGCGCTCGCGTGGCTGAAGACACCGATTGCGGCGCTGGAAGGTTCGACACCTCTTAGCCTTGTGGATACCGACATTGGCACCGATAGCGTGATGGACACGCTGGGGCGCATCGAGCATGGCGTGTTTGCGTGA